The Paenibacillus sp. YPG26 genome includes a window with the following:
- the rpoD gene encoding RNA polymerase sigma factor RpoD — MANDQHAELETELTLDQVKDQLIEKGKKKSSLSYKEIVEKLSPFDQDPEQMDEFFEQLGDLGIDVSNESDEELISRPGDDEREREDKDDFNFDDDLSLPPGIKINDPVRMYLKEIGRVPLLSGDDEIELAKRIEEGDEEAKRRLAEANLRLVVSIAKRYVGRGMLFLDLIQEGNMGLIKAVEKFDFKKGFKFSTYATWWIRQAITRAIADQARTIRIPVHMVETINKLIRVSRQLLQELGREPAPEEIAAEMELSVEKVREIMKIAQEPVSLETPIGEEDDSHLGDFIEDQEALAPADAAAYELLKEQLEDVLDTLTEREENVLRLRFGLDDGRTRTLEEVGKVFGVTRERIRQIEAKALRKLRHPSRSKRLKDFLE; from the coding sequence ATGGCAAATGATCAGCATGCTGAACTAGAAACGGAACTTACACTCGATCAGGTGAAGGATCAGCTAATTGAGAAAGGCAAGAAGAAATCCTCATTATCCTATAAGGAAATTGTTGAGAAATTATCCCCTTTCGATCAGGATCCTGAACAAATGGATGAGTTCTTTGAACAATTAGGGGACCTTGGAATTGACGTATCCAATGAAAGTGATGAGGAGCTGATCTCCCGTCCCGGTGATGACGAGCGTGAACGTGAGGACAAGGATGATTTCAACTTTGATGATGATCTCTCCCTGCCGCCGGGAATCAAGATCAATGACCCGGTCCGGATGTATCTGAAGGAGATCGGGCGTGTTCCCCTCCTGTCAGGTGATGATGAGATCGAGCTCGCCAAGCGGATAGAGGAAGGCGATGAAGAAGCCAAACGCCGGCTGGCCGAGGCGAATCTTCGTCTCGTGGTGAGTATAGCCAAGCGTTATGTAGGACGAGGAATGCTATTCCTGGACTTGATCCAGGAAGGGAACATGGGTCTTATCAAAGCCGTGGAGAAATTCGACTTCAAGAAGGGCTTCAAATTCAGTACGTACGCGACCTGGTGGATTCGTCAGGCGATTACGCGTGCGATTGCCGACCAGGCCAGAACCATTCGGATTCCTGTGCATATGGTGGAGACCATTAACAAGCTGATCCGCGTGTCCCGTCAGCTGCTGCAGGAACTGGGCCGTGAGCCAGCCCCTGAAGAAATTGCTGCAGAGATGGAGCTCAGTGTGGAGAAGGTTCGTGAGATTATGAAGATTGCCCAGGAGCCGGTGTCTCTGGAGACACCGATCGGGGAAGAGGATGATTCTCATCTGGGTGACTTTATTGAGGATCAGGAGGCGCTCGCACCTGCTGATGCGGCGGCTTATGAACTGCTTAAGGAACAGCTCGAGGATGTTCTGGACACCTTGACCGAAAGAGAAGAGAACGTGCTTCGTCTCCGTTTTGGCCTGGATGATGGCCGGACCAGAACGCTTGAGGAAGTGGGTAAAGTGTTCGGGGTTACGAGGGAAAGAATTCGCCAGATTGAAGCCAAGGCTTTACGGAAGCTCCGTCACCCTAGCCGCAGCAAGCGGCTTAAGGATTTCCTCGAATAG
- a CDS encoding class I SAM-dependent methyltransferase: protein MKLSARLQQICDQLLPGCRFADIGSDHAMLPVAAILSGQADSAVAGEVNEGPFEAAKRQVAQSGLNSKISVRKGNGLEVIEPGEVEVITIAGMGGALIVSILSQGVAKLDGVRRLVLQPNVGEDLVRRWLLDQNWYLSAEHILEEDGKIYEILTADRRDDAALLNRELYQERIIPGCSQVLNQERLLLMGPRLSESPAQVFFDKWDSEISKLMKVRSQIAKSDLEASRAKEEEMRAQIEAWKEVLSCMQKARP, encoded by the coding sequence ATGAAACTATCAGCAAGATTACAACAAATATGCGATCAGCTGCTACCGGGCTGCCGGTTCGCGGATATTGGTTCTGATCATGCCATGCTGCCTGTAGCAGCGATCCTTAGTGGACAAGCGGATTCCGCGGTAGCGGGAGAGGTGAATGAAGGTCCATTTGAAGCTGCGAAGCGGCAGGTGGCACAATCGGGGCTTAACAGCAAAATTTCAGTTCGCAAAGGCAACGGGCTTGAGGTGATTGAGCCTGGTGAGGTAGAGGTCATCACCATAGCTGGAATGGGCGGAGCGCTCATTGTCTCGATTCTAAGCCAAGGGGTTGCCAAGCTTGATGGAGTGCGGCGGCTTGTTCTGCAGCCTAATGTCGGGGAAGATCTGGTTCGCAGGTGGCTGCTTGACCAGAACTGGTATTTGTCTGCTGAGCACATTCTTGAGGAAGATGGCAAGATCTATGAGATCCTGACGGCCGACAGGCGGGACGACGCGGCCTTGCTGAACCGTGAGCTGTACCAGGAACGGATTATCCCGGGATGCAGCCAGGTGCTGAATCAAGAACGACTGTTATTAATGGGACCAAGATTAAGTGAATCGCCTGCTCAAGTGTTTTTTGACAAGTGGGATTCGGAGATTTCCAAGCTGATGAAAGTTCGCAGTCAGATTGCTAAATCAGATCTTGAAGCTTCACGTGCGAAAGAGGAAGAGATGAGAGCGCAGATCGAAGCTTGGAAGGAGGTTCTATCATGTATGCAAAAGGCCAGACCGTAA
- a CDS encoding Nif3-like dinuclear metal center hexameric protein encodes MYAKGQTVIQLMEQLAPKHVAVPDDKIGLQLGSLQKEIKNILVTLDVTDEVVQEAITHKTDLIIAHHAIIFRPLAQLQTDTPAGRLYEKLIKNDIAVYISHTNLDVTEGGINDWMAEALGIEASDSLENVHTDHLFKLVVFVPKTHHKQVLDAVLNAGAGAIGNYSHCSFNIEGYGTFVPQEGTHPFIGEQGKMERAEEIRIETIVPSSIRSKVIGAMLKAHPYEEVAYDLYSMDLKGRTLGLGRTGKLLEPVLLKEFVDRVKKGLQVDHVRVVGDLNRTIKKAAVLGGSGGRYWKQAQFRGADVLVTGDVDFHTAQDALAAGIAIIDPGHHAEKIMKEKVAGWLREKLGESKYSTEVHASRIDTEPFQFM; translated from the coding sequence ATGTATGCAAAAGGCCAGACCGTAATTCAATTGATGGAGCAGCTGGCTCCCAAGCATGTAGCTGTACCCGATGACAAGATTGGCCTGCAGCTTGGCAGCCTGCAGAAAGAGATCAAGAACATCCTGGTGACCTTGGATGTGACGGATGAGGTTGTTCAGGAAGCGATCACGCATAAGACAGATCTCATTATCGCTCATCATGCCATTATCTTCCGTCCTCTTGCCCAGCTGCAGACAGATACACCTGCAGGGCGCCTATATGAGAAGCTGATCAAGAACGATATCGCAGTCTACATCAGTCATACGAATCTGGATGTGACTGAAGGCGGGATCAACGATTGGATGGCGGAGGCGCTTGGTATTGAGGCCTCAGATTCACTTGAAAATGTGCATACGGACCACTTATTCAAGCTTGTCGTATTTGTTCCCAAGACTCATCATAAGCAGGTTCTGGATGCGGTGTTGAATGCCGGAGCTGGGGCAATCGGCAACTACAGCCACTGCAGCTTTAATATTGAGGGCTACGGCACCTTTGTTCCGCAGGAAGGGACCCATCCTTTTATCGGTGAACAAGGCAAGATGGAGCGTGCTGAAGAGATCCGAATTGAAACGATCGTGCCAAGCAGTATTCGAAGTAAGGTAATCGGCGCCATGCTTAAGGCCCATCCGTATGAAGAGGTCGCTTATGACCTGTATTCGATGGACTTGAAGGGAAGAACGTTGGGATTAGGCAGAACGGGCAAGCTTCTCGAGCCTGTCCTCCTGAAAGAATTTGTAGATCGGGTGAAGAAGGGGCTGCAGGTTGATCACGTAAGGGTCGTGGGCGATTTGAACCGGACGATTAAGAAAGCGGCTGTACTTGGCGGCTCTGGGGGCCGCTACTGGAAGCAGGCTCAGTTCCGCGGTGCTGATGTGCTCGTGACTGGCGATGTCGATTTCCACACCGCCCAAGACGCGCTTGCGGCCGGAATTGCCATCATTGATCCGGGGCATCATGCCGAGAAGATCATGAAGGAGAAGGTGGCTGGCTGGCTGAGGGAGAAGCTAGGTGAGTCCAAGTACAGCACCGAGGTTCATGCATCCCGAATAGATACCGAACCTTTTCAATTCATGTAA
- a CDS encoding S8 family peptidase has translation MSTRKWIAAGLAATAAIFAVTMFLAKTPVRNEARPSESIGPRQEQQLKQLLLHRDMAATDRLVRHDARQHLKVLRHKLEQAPEHMNSAYIRKLQDDHQHLLSLIWIDSSHEQEFRHPAFTPGSKEDQLAKSYFQLAKRSLNRNQPYESPGFPAGDPKYFVAGEPAKKGEQGVIALFSLDILGKVKNHQHKNLRLIPYPKEGRYKMESFHPDTLMDTTVKTGQDNENASHYYENEVVVTFHKPPTRAALKQIRKDLNSIIPYQKINNTYIFHASGKSMSQLQAYFHSKWNPKFVEPHYLYLTNETAPQDGTLEETTEAPNDLLYSEYQWNLPIIETTRGWKLTKGKSDVVVAVVDTGVDLDHPDLKGRLLPGYNTISPSSKPMDDVGHGTHVAGIISAQVNNNEGIAGMTWGNKVLPVKALDSSGSGTTYSVAQGIIWAADHGAKVINLSLGNYADAQFLHDAIKYAYNKDVVIIAATGNDNTERPGYPAAYPEVLSVSATDSNMNKASFSNYGNYIEVMAPGESIASTYPHNQYAALSGTSMASPHVAALAALVRSINPDLRNTEVMDIIRKNVIDLGETGRDKYYGFGQIDVLAALQAAGGGMSPLQLWPQHIQDEINKLKQRRVQP, from the coding sequence ATGTCAACACGCAAATGGATAGCTGCGGGCTTAGCAGCAACCGCTGCTATTTTTGCCGTAACCATGTTCCTAGCCAAAACTCCCGTACGCAATGAGGCAAGACCATCAGAATCCATTGGCCCTCGTCAGGAACAACAGCTAAAGCAGCTTCTGCTCCACAGAGATATGGCCGCTACAGACCGCCTTGTCCGCCATGATGCCAGGCAGCACCTTAAAGTGCTGCGTCACAAGCTGGAGCAGGCTCCTGAGCATATGAACAGTGCGTACATCCGCAAGCTTCAGGACGATCACCAGCACCTTTTGTCACTCATTTGGATTGACAGCAGCCATGAACAGGAATTCCGGCACCCTGCCTTTACACCGGGGAGCAAGGAGGATCAGCTGGCCAAGTCCTATTTTCAGTTAGCCAAAAGATCCCTGAACCGGAATCAGCCCTATGAATCGCCCGGATTTCCAGCCGGAGACCCCAAGTATTTTGTAGCTGGTGAACCTGCCAAGAAAGGGGAGCAGGGAGTTATCGCCCTCTTCAGCCTCGATATTCTGGGGAAAGTGAAGAACCACCAGCACAAAAATCTCAGGCTGATTCCGTACCCCAAAGAAGGCCGGTACAAGATGGAATCCTTCCACCCGGATACGCTAATGGATACAACCGTCAAAACCGGACAGGACAACGAAAATGCAAGCCATTATTACGAGAATGAGGTTGTGGTCACATTTCACAAGCCTCCTACACGGGCTGCATTGAAGCAGATTCGCAAGGACCTGAACAGCATTATCCCGTATCAAAAAATCAACAATACTTACATTTTTCACGCCAGCGGAAAAAGCATGAGCCAGCTTCAAGCTTATTTCCATTCCAAATGGAATCCTAAATTTGTGGAGCCGCATTATCTATATTTGACCAATGAGACTGCTCCCCAGGATGGAACCTTGGAGGAGACTACGGAGGCTCCTAACGATCTCCTCTACTCCGAATATCAATGGAATCTGCCCATCATTGAGACCACAAGGGGGTGGAAGCTGACGAAAGGCAAGAGTGATGTCGTTGTTGCTGTAGTGGATACCGGAGTTGATCTCGATCACCCGGATTTGAAGGGACGCCTTCTTCCCGGTTATAATACTATCTCCCCAAGCAGCAAGCCGATGGATGATGTCGGTCACGGTACACATGTAGCCGGAATCATATCCGCTCAGGTTAATAACAACGAGGGAATTGCCGGAATGACCTGGGGGAACAAGGTCCTTCCTGTCAAAGCGCTGGATTCTTCGGGTTCAGGCACAACCTATTCCGTTGCTCAAGGGATCATCTGGGCGGCTGATCATGGAGCCAAAGTCATTAACCTGAGCCTAGGCAACTACGCGGATGCGCAGTTCCTGCACGATGCCATCAAGTATGCCTATAACAAGGATGTCGTAATTATCGCTGCAACGGGGAATGACAACACCGAGAGGCCGGGTTACCCCGCAGCTTATCCGGAGGTTCTGTCCGTGTCAGCCACCGACTCGAATATGAATAAAGCTTCGTTCTCCAATTATGGCAATTACATTGAAGTCATGGCTCCGGGTGAAAGCATTGCGAGCACCTATCCACATAACCAATATGCGGCACTCTCCGGCACATCCATGGCGAGCCCCCATGTCGCGGCCTTGGCAGCATTAGTCCGCTCCATCAATCCGGATCTGCGGAATACAGAGGTTATGGATATCATTCGCAAGAACGTCATTGATCTTGGGGAGACCGGCCGGGACAAATATTATGGCTTCGGCCAGATCGATGTTCTCGCTGCGCTGCAGGCAGCGGGCGGCGGCATGTCTCCGCTTCAGCTGTGGCCGCAGCACATCCAGGATGAGATCAACAAGCTTAAGCAGCGAAGAGTCCAGCCCTAA
- a CDS encoding DUF3907 family protein: MPETNVQQLCESAKEKLMIAIPKLEQFLNEYSLIQLAPEQDEESVHFSKGFLTDLRHLLVNSEAVYEKLGVVLRRANFDKEAAEKVLYSVYHDAVNSFFYPKNESYSEDGRYAYTGQDAIRFRKKPVRAARDIILDVTKVYEDLRDELTFYESDYLTQRRMQKANA; this comes from the coding sequence ATGCCTGAAACCAATGTCCAACAATTATGCGAATCCGCCAAAGAGAAGCTAATGATTGCCATTCCTAAGCTGGAACAGTTTTTGAACGAATATTCACTTATACAGCTCGCTCCTGAACAAGATGAGGAATCAGTTCATTTCTCCAAAGGATTCTTGACGGACCTGCGTCATCTTCTGGTTAATTCAGAAGCTGTGTATGAGAAATTGGGTGTTGTGCTTCGGCGGGCTAACTTCGACAAAGAAGCCGCAGAGAAGGTGCTGTACAGCGTATACCATGATGCTGTGAACAGTTTTTTCTATCCAAAGAACGAAAGTTACTCTGAAGATGGACGTTATGCTTATACCGGACAAGATGCAATTCGTTTCCGCAAAAAGCCAGTTCGCGCTGCACGTGACATTATTCTGGATGTAACCAAAGTATATGAAGATCTCCGTGATGAACTCACATTTTATGAAAGTGATTATCTGACCCAACGCCGTATGCAGAAAGCGAATGCTTAG
- a CDS encoding DUF1540 domain-containing protein, translating to MPNGEKPIVKCSVSNCHYWGEKNICKADLIMIDIDQHAAASYREEYAGESFDSEHQDAARSSASTCCHTFKPKSKSS from the coding sequence ATGCCAAATGGCGAGAAGCCCATAGTGAAATGCAGTGTCTCCAACTGTCATTATTGGGGTGAGAAAAACATCTGCAAAGCCGACTTGATCATGATTGATATTGACCAGCATGCGGCTGCAAGCTACCGCGAGGAATATGCAGGGGAGTCGTTCGACTCAGAGCATCAGGATGCTGCCCGTTCCTCCGCGTCTACCTGCTGCCACACGTTCAAGCCAAAGTCGAAGTCATCCTAG
- a CDS encoding lytic transglycosylase domain-containing protein: MQIDPRTAKQLIEFQLMSGIDLQGTALQNTTSTGGSNSAFNMVLQQLMQSDSASASENEYSSAVSLGQTINVNGQLWQLIQANTEGTTDVSSVSADSSHGVQPAPVLTRDHSADHKSRPTDYNDLISKASRDYGVPESLIKAVIDTESSFNPNSVSSAGAKGLMQLMDGTARGLGVSNSFDPAQNIDGGTKYISYQLKRYDGNLSTAMAAYNAGPGTLRKLGISNDKELMEKLHLLPVETQKYVTKIDRARAKYEV; the protein is encoded by the coding sequence ATGCAAATAGATCCGCGTACCGCCAAGCAGCTGATTGAATTTCAGCTTATGAGCGGAATCGATTTACAGGGTACTGCCCTTCAGAATACTACATCTACAGGCGGAAGCAACTCCGCTTTTAATATGGTGCTTCAGCAGCTTATGCAGTCCGATTCAGCCTCGGCTTCGGAGAATGAATATTCCTCGGCTGTGAGTCTGGGACAGACCATTAATGTCAATGGCCAGCTTTGGCAGCTTATACAAGCAAATACAGAAGGAACTACAGACGTATCTTCAGTCTCGGCGGACTCCAGCCATGGAGTGCAGCCTGCACCCGTGCTTACGCGGGACCATAGTGCGGATCACAAATCCAGACCGACGGATTACAATGACCTGATCAGCAAGGCGAGCCGGGATTATGGGGTGCCTGAGTCCTTGATCAAGGCAGTTATTGATACTGAATCCTCCTTCAATCCCAATTCAGTTTCCTCCGCGGGAGCCAAGGGCTTAATGCAATTAATGGACGGCACAGCCCGGGGGCTGGGAGTCAGCAATTCCTTTGATCCGGCCCAGAATATCGATGGAGGCACCAAATATATTTCTTATCAGCTCAAACGCTATGACGGCAATTTAAGCACGGCCATGGCCGCTTATAATGCGGGACCTGGCACCTTGAGGAAGCTGGGCATCTCCAATGATAAGGAACTGATGGAGAAGCTTCACCTACTCCCTGTGGAGACACAGAAATATGTAACCAAAATCGACCGGGCCCGTGCCAAGTACGAGGTTTAA
- a CDS encoding cysteine desulfurase family protein produces MYYFDHAATTPPSDEVIRTVNEVMARHYGNPSSLHRLGEDSDKLLRRSREVCAASLGVESAEIIFTSGATESNNLALKGAALQYKSRGNHIITTEIEHPSVYECAKQLQLLGFEMTFLPVNGEGTVDAEQVMDAVRPETILVSIMHVNNEIGSIQPIEDIGLRLKAEHPKVLLHVDGVQGYGKVPLSLKESGIDMYSLSAHKIRGPKGTGLLYVREGVSLFPLLAGGGQERGLRSGTENVPGLVGMAKAVRLAGEGVQSRSDQLRALRNRFIEGIARIPEVSLNSAPTGGAPHIISFSVPGMKAEALLHMLEEDGFMVSTKSACSSKAAEPSRVLLAMGAGKAAAASGIRVSLGEEHNGDHIDLLLISLNKAVNRLRHLKGGL; encoded by the coding sequence ATGTATTACTTTGACCACGCCGCAACAACCCCGCCAAGCGATGAAGTGATCCGGACTGTGAATGAAGTGATGGCAAGGCATTATGGCAACCCGTCATCGCTTCATCGCCTGGGAGAAGACAGCGATAAATTGCTGAGGAGATCACGGGAAGTCTGCGCGGCTTCACTTGGCGTTGAGAGCGCCGAGATTATTTTTACGTCAGGAGCAACAGAGAGCAATAACCTGGCGCTCAAGGGAGCGGCATTACAATATAAAAGCAGGGGTAATCACATTATTACCACCGAGATTGAGCATCCTTCCGTATATGAATGTGCCAAGCAGCTTCAGCTATTGGGCTTTGAAATGACCTTTCTGCCTGTTAATGGGGAGGGTACTGTGGACGCGGAGCAAGTTATGGATGCGGTACGGCCGGAGACCATCCTGGTCTCGATCATGCACGTGAACAATGAGATAGGCAGTATCCAGCCAATTGAGGATATAGGCCTCCGCCTTAAAGCCGAACATCCTAAAGTGCTGCTGCACGTGGATGGCGTTCAGGGATATGGAAAGGTTCCCTTATCTCTAAAGGAGAGCGGGATCGATATGTACAGCCTGTCTGCGCACAAGATCAGGGGTCCCAAGGGCACGGGCCTCTTATATGTGCGGGAAGGCGTGTCGCTATTCCCGCTGCTGGCAGGCGGCGGGCAGGAGAGAGGGCTGCGCTCGGGTACCGAGAATGTGCCGGGCCTGGTAGGGATGGCGAAGGCGGTTCGCCTTGCGGGCGAAGGCGTGCAATCCAGATCGGATCAGCTGCGAGCTCTTCGCAATCGGTTCATTGAAGGAATAGCCCGTATTCCAGAGGTATCCCTGAATTCAGCGCCAACTGGCGGAGCCCCGCATATCATTAGCTTTTCCGTTCCGGGGATGAAAGCCGAAGCGCTGCTTCATATGCTGGAGGAAGATGGCTTTATGGTGTCCACGAAATCGGCCTGTTCATCCAAAGCGGCAGAGCCCAGCCGTGTTCTTCTAGCCATGGGAGCCGGGAAGGCTGCGGCTGCAAGCGGAATTCGGGTTAGTCTTGGTGAAGAGCATAACGGGGACCATATTGATTTGCTGCTCATCTCTTTGAATAAAGCGGTGAACAGGCTTCGTCATTTGAAAGGTGGACTTTAA
- the thiI gene encoding tRNA uracil 4-sulfurtransferase ThiI, which translates to MTYDLLLMRFGEMAIKGKNRKRFEKAALAHVQTILESFPRASVRKEYGRFYIILGGESASALIRELKKVFGIASISPVIAVASDLTNILQAAVSYMSQQSFPEGTTFKVNARRVWKDFPHSSHEVNRLVSGPILRELASLKVDVHHPQIELRVEIREDQTYLFSEVIPGAGGYPLGTNGKAMLLLSGGIDSPVAGWSAMRRGLEIECVHFHSYPFTSKKAEEKVIRLAHTLSAYSGEVKLHLVPFTEVQTLLTKAKQDSLMITLMRRAMLRIASALAEQSGALALVTGDSLGQVASQTLPSMNVIGRATELPLLRPLIMMDKPDIIQLSKEIGTYDLSILPYEDCCSLFVPKSPSTNPNLRIIQKIEATSPELTQEIETAIAGTKTMVLRPGVQPVFDEADEVIKADWF; encoded by the coding sequence ATGACTTATGATTTATTACTCATGCGTTTTGGCGAAATGGCCATTAAAGGCAAGAACCGCAAGCGGTTCGAGAAAGCCGCCTTGGCTCACGTACAGACTATACTCGAGTCTTTCCCCCGGGCTTCGGTCCGCAAGGAATATGGGAGATTCTATATTATACTTGGCGGAGAATCCGCTTCTGCGCTTATTCGGGAGCTTAAGAAGGTATTCGGCATTGCATCCATTAGTCCGGTAATTGCCGTAGCCTCTGACCTAACGAACATCCTTCAGGCGGCCGTATCCTATATGAGCCAGCAGTCCTTCCCAGAAGGTACAACTTTCAAAGTCAACGCCCGGAGAGTCTGGAAGGACTTTCCCCACTCCTCACATGAGGTGAATAGATTGGTAAGCGGCCCGATCCTGCGGGAGCTTGCTTCACTCAAGGTGGATGTTCATCATCCACAGATTGAGCTTAGGGTCGAGATCCGGGAGGATCAGACGTATCTCTTCAGTGAGGTTATCCCTGGGGCCGGTGGGTATCCACTTGGCACGAACGGCAAAGCGATGCTCTTGTTATCAGGTGGCATTGACAGTCCGGTAGCTGGATGGTCCGCTATGCGCAGAGGGCTTGAGATTGAATGTGTCCATTTCCACAGCTATCCATTCACAAGCAAGAAGGCTGAGGAGAAGGTCATTCGCTTGGCCCATACCTTGTCTGCTTACTCCGGTGAGGTCAAGCTGCATTTGGTTCCATTTACAGAAGTACAGACCCTGCTGACCAAGGCGAAGCAGGATAGTCTGATGATTACGTTAATGCGGAGAGCGATGCTGAGAATTGCTTCCGCGTTGGCGGAGCAAAGTGGAGCCCTTGCTCTGGTCACAGGCGATAGCCTCGGACAGGTGGCGAGTCAGACTCTGCCCAGCATGAATGTGATTGGCAGGGCCACGGAGCTTCCTTTGCTGAGGCCTCTAATTATGATGGACAAGCCTGATATTATACAGCTCTCCAAGGAGATTGGAACTTATGACTTATCCATTCTGCCTTATGAGGACTGCTGCAGCCTATTTGTTCCGAAGTCGCCATCGACAAATCCGAATCTCAGAATCATACAGAAGATCGAAGCGACTTCACCTGAGCTTACTCAGGAGATAGAGACTGCGATTGCGGGAACAAAAACGATGGTGCTTCGTCCAGGTGTACAGCCAGTATTTGATGAAGCTGATGAAGTAATAAAGGCAGATTGGTTCTAG
- a CDS encoding TerC family protein, whose product MEMFSAAFFVSLINIIFIDLILAGDNAIVIGMAARRLPPPVQKKAIFYGTAGAVLLRILATLVVVWLLNIPWLLAIGGALLIYISYKVLTDDGDHDSIKAESSLWPAVRTIVIADAAMGLDNVIAVAGASGQHMILVVIGLLISVPIVVWGSTLFIKLLNSFPWIAYVGAAVLAYTASHMITTEPKLAALFGDKPVLSLVFIIAVVAAVLLLGHLKKKQNQREGGKKNHPDPATHS is encoded by the coding sequence TTGGAAATGTTCAGCGCAGCGTTTTTTGTCTCATTGATTAACATCATTTTTATCGATTTGATTCTGGCAGGGGATAATGCCATTGTCATCGGGATGGCCGCAAGAAGGCTACCGCCTCCTGTGCAGAAGAAAGCTATTTTCTATGGAACTGCCGGTGCAGTTCTGCTCCGGATACTTGCAACCCTGGTTGTAGTATGGCTGCTGAATATCCCTTGGCTCCTGGCCATTGGCGGAGCGCTTCTGATCTATATCTCGTACAAAGTGCTGACCGATGATGGAGACCATGACTCAATCAAAGCCGAAAGCTCTCTTTGGCCCGCTGTTCGTACCATTGTTATAGCAGATGCGGCCATGGGACTCGACAATGTCATTGCGGTGGCTGGCGCTTCAGGACAGCATATGATTCTGGTAGTCATTGGACTCCTGATCAGTGTGCCGATTGTCGTGTGGGGCAGTACACTATTCATTAAGCTGCTTAATTCCTTTCCCTGGATCGCTTATGTAGGCGCAGCCGTTCTTGCTTATACTGCGTCTCATATGATTACGACTGAGCCCAAGCTAGCTGCTCTATTTGGGGACAAGCCTGTGTTAAGCCTTGTCTTCATCATTGCCGTTGTTGCAGCTGTGCTTCTCCTAGGACATCTCAAGAAGAAGCAGAATCAGCGTGAGGGCGGGAAGAAGAATCACCCGGATCCTGCAACCCACTCTTGA
- a CDS encoding TerC family protein has product MESLVLLGEILMINLVLSGDNAVVIALASKNLPLNQRKQAVWLGALGAVLLRIILTWVAVILLQIPLIQGIGGIMLLYIAFKLLLEHEDESSVRGATTLWKSIQTILAADFIMSLDNVLAIAALANGDLSILVIGIALSIPIVVWGSNLIADWLRRYPLLVYLGAGILAYTAGKMLLHDPKVGSLLVSSIPAMANLIPVFLAGIVVMAGWLKKYNQNRA; this is encoded by the coding sequence GTGGAATCGCTGGTGCTGCTGGGAGAAATACTTATGATTAACCTGGTGTTAAGCGGCGATAACGCCGTTGTTATTGCACTTGCAAGCAAGAATCTGCCGCTGAATCAAAGGAAGCAAGCCGTGTGGCTAGGCGCTCTGGGAGCCGTGCTGCTTAGAATTATTTTGACCTGGGTTGCTGTTATACTGCTTCAAATCCCCCTTATTCAAGGGATTGGCGGCATTATGCTGCTCTACATAGCCTTCAAGCTGCTGCTTGAGCATGAGGATGAATCCTCGGTGCGAGGAGCGACCACACTCTGGAAGTCAATCCAGACGATCCTTGCGGCTGATTTCATCATGAGCTTAGATAATGTTCTAGCTATTGCTGCGCTTGCGAACGGGGACTTGTCCATCCTCGTTATCGGAATTGCGCTCAGCATTCCCATCGTAGTATGGGGAAGTAATCTGATTGCCGATTGGCTGCGCAGATATCCGCTGCTGGTCTATTTAGGTGCAGGAATTCTTGCGTATACAGCCGGGAAAATGCTGCTTCATGACCCTAAAGTGGGATCCCTGCTCGTGTCCAGTATTCCGGCAATGGCCAACCTCATTCCCGTCTTCCTTGCAGGCATTGTGGTTATGGCGGGCTGGCTCAAGAAATATAATCAGAACAGAGCTTAA